GGGGGTTAGAAGTCACATCTGGCCTCTTTACCTGACCCAATCAAACCCTGAGAGGGAATCGAGTGTGCCAAACTGCATCTGAAGAAAAATCCCAACGTGAGGCTGCCCTGAAGCAGGAATCAAAACGAGTCTTAGAAGGTAATAAACTGGCTGGGAGATTTTCCTATGGGATCGCTGTTAAAACATACTGTTAAATGGAGGTGCAgctaaatgacaaaaaaataatcCTTTTTTCCCAAAATGCTACACATATGctggtttcttttttcattttttaacgtGAGGATGTTTTGTGCAATTGCACCTCATTAATattgcaaaaataaattattcaaTTGAAGCACTTCTTCAATAATAATCTGCTTAATGTCCATCTGCACTCATTGGCAAATACTGGCAAGAAACCTGATCTGCTTCGTTAATTCatcaacgtagcttgccatcaccagtgtgtgaatgtgtgtgtgaatgggtgaatgactggatatgtaaagcgctttggggtccttagggactagaaaagcgctatataaatacaggccatttaccattttaccctTTCATCACTTCTTAACTCGAAAAGTGGATACGCATCACAAACCCATCGATTAGGTTTCACTCATTATATTTTCTCTAAGCCCCTGTCTTAGCTCAGCTGTATGATGTCAGCCAATGACATAAACTCCACAGCTGTCTCCTGGAAGCGAGCTTATATAAACTGGTCATATTACTTCCAAACGCTGCACAGTATGACCTGAGCATGCAACACTCTCCGAAGAGCCTGTCGATAAATGCTGAATTGAATCGGTGAGAGCCAGGAACAGTTTTCTCGCCTTGTTTTTGTATCCGGTCACTGCTACTGCAAAATGACTATAACAGAAAAGAAGAGGGGGAGTGTAATGGAAGGATTTAAAATTAGCCTATCGTCTGAAATCTCAGTGTGTACCGGGTGTTGTGTTCATGGgtctaaaaacaggaaatgtgcaataattgttACTTATTCAGATTCTTCTATACTGTAATGAGGACCTTGATGTCTCGCTCAGCCTTTTGttgactgatttgttttttctgctATGTTAACAGATGATTCGGGTTCTGATAAAACTGGATTGAGGGCACCTGATGGAGCCAACACTGAGCTTGGTGGTGAAAAATTTGGTAAGACTTCTATGCATGCTCTCAGCTTTGCAGCTGGAAATTCAAGTACTAAATGAGTTGTTTTGAATGCTTTATTGCATGTACTGCAAGTCATATttacttttacagctgtggGCAAACCTATGTGTAATAGcaactgtgcaaaaatcttgacCCAGCCCTCATTTCTTTAGATTTCTCTTCCAAGGagtcagactttcttgtaagTGTTTAACGTGGTCTTGGGCAACAGTTTTCCAGGCTTTCAGGAGCTGATTCAGAGTTTTTCTCCTTGTACCTAACCATTTTTTGCTGGACCACTCaccactgacctatgaatcatttaatcataaaaatgcacctaactcaagggatgaaccagtgctgtgtccacacataacagacagcttagcaaaaaacccaaaacattttaaatgttaaatcgtCCTTTGCTACTAGTAGACTGTTGCAAAAACATATCATTTGTTTCCATTCCTTTAGCCGAATTACcaaaaaatgacaaacacatTTTGATGGCCGTAAAATTGTAGTTTTggaccaacaaggtgattcctaaAGTTAACTGAAAGCCTGGAATGGTGGGCAGTGTGCTTttaactggactgaaaatcagtgaaacGGGTCTTGTGgattattttaacttttttggTTCAAAACATCATTGGTGCAACCGTGAGTTCAGCCTGCataacatggtggaggctctgtcatggtttggggctgcactccagtcagtggtgttggggatcgtGTCAAAATTGTtgaaattatgaacacagaaaagtgttGGCAGATTTTGATCCCCCATGCAATACTATCTGGAAAGCATCCGaaaggcttcatttttcagcatgacattgatcccaaacacacttgcagtgcagtaaaagtATACTTGGATAGAAAAGAATACActgtggaacactatcagtcatgagCTGGCCTTCACAGAGCCAAACACTgatgaagcagtgtgggatcatcttgacagagaacagaacaaaaggcatccatcatccaaagaagagctttgaatttcCTTcggaaagcctggagaactattcctgacttaaagaaattactagaaagttgttttttgctgtttttgtcttatatGCTGTTTTTCCATGCAAGTTTTGCATGCGTATTTTCccagcaaaatgtaaagaagcCCCTCAATTTATCCACTTTCCTAAATTGGTTATTTTTGCTTTATCCCCCTTTACTAAATGTCTTTTGATTAGCTGTCCTTCATAAAGAGACTctgctgtaatcacagccaGAACTGTGTGCCTGAGCATGCAGGAAATCTACTCTCACTGACTAAAAAACTGACTAAAAGAGAGCAGTCTGAAGCCTCAACctttggctcacagggattacttaCATGTTTGTCTAAATCTAAGTCATCAGTGATGACCACGAACCCCAGCCCTGAACACTGTCCTTCTTGGAGACAAGACAAAAGTCCTTTTTTGACAaatatttttatagtttttgatgCATGTTGGTTggaattatttctttttttttttttttttaacttttgacTGCCAAGACTTGGGagagtaatttttaaaaagagcaaaTACTACATATTCATATAGCACAGGGTTAGGAGTCAGGGTCATTCCTCCAGACCTCTGAGGGTTAATACAAACTTCCATCATCATAAAAGTATGTGTAGGTCAGGAAATAAGGAAACAGGTCCCCTTTAATCTCCTCTACACCACATTGTTTTTGTTAGTTAGTCTGGATTGTGCTATTACGATTTTAGAAACCATATAGATATCAATAGAAACGTAAAACCTCACTTGAGAAATGTAGAAAAAAGGTAAATTATACTATCTACTCAAAGTAACCAGCTTGTACTTTCCTCCAAAGTGCGTCCCCGCTTCACTCAACCTACTAAGATGAGGAAGAGAGTGATAGCTCGCCCAGTGGGCAGCTCGGTGCGGCTCAAGTGCGCAGCCAGTGGAAACCCTCGACCGGACATCGTGTGGCTGAAGGACGACCGGCCGCTGACGGAGCAGGAGGTCGGCGAGGGCCGTCAGAAGAAGTGGACTCTGAGTCTGAAGAATCTGATGCCAGAGCACAGCGGCAAATACACCTGCAGGGTCTCCAATTGTGCCGGGGAGATCAACGCCACGTACAAAGTTGAGGTCATACGTGAGTATCCCGCAGAGAGCTGAGCTGTACACATACCGAGCATGCTCACCTGGAATTATTAGGGCTAACAGATGAGGCCGagcaaattattttaaatggttACTGCTGTTTGTGCGTATCATGTTTGTGATTTTATGTACGTCGCTGCAGGAAATTCAGACAGCCTAATCACTGTTTCGGGTCTGATTATGACCAAGGAAAAACATGCCGTATCCATATTCCTCCTGCATGGATGAATGTGTAATCATGTATATGAGAAGAATACTAAGAAAGCAAGTTTGAGAGTCGGGGCTTGTGCCTTGGTGTTTGTacagaggggagagagagctCAGCTTAGAGACCATCCACCCAATCTGGAGCTGATTAAAGCCCAGCTGTCTGCCAGACCCACTGCCCCCCCCCTTTTCCCATGAGAAATGTGTGCTGTACAACCAGGagcaaagaaagagaggaaactAATCACACATACTTCTTGTGTTACATGTGGTATTCTTCCCTCAATGTCAATTATAAGTTCTAAGCCTGAGGGTAATAACAGCGTGGAGGACTAAGACCTCCTCTGGCCGCAGAGGGGCTGTCATGTCAAAAGATGTCTGTGTGCATCTTGACaagttgggttttgttttgtttctctctgtatGTCCACTCAGAGAGGACAAACTCCAAACCTGTCCTGACAGGCACCCACCCGGTCAACACAACGGTGGACTACGGCGGCACCACGTCCTTCCAGTGCAAAGTGAGGAGCGACGTTAAGCCGGTCATTCAGTGGCTCAAACGCGTGGAGACCAACGAGGAGAGCCGCTACAACTCCACGATCGAGGTGGGGGACCATAGGTTCGTGGTGCTCCCCACGGGTGAGGTGTGGTCGAGGCCCGACGGCTCCTACCTCAACAAGCTGCTCATTAGCCGCGCCAAGGAGGAGGACGCTGGCATGTACATCTGTTTAGGCGCCAACACCATGGGCTACAGCTTCCGCAGTGCCTTCCTCAGTGTGCTGCCAGGTGAGGCTCGAGGAATGTCTGTCTGCAGTGTTACAAGTAAACTGTAGAAAAGCTTGGATAAAGCCCGGTGCTATCAACCTATCAATCTAattaaatatacaaaaaatttgttctttttttctttatctataTGCATTAGTGCAAATAGTATATGCATGCATAAATCAGTAAAAGGTACCTTTGGAGGCATCAGTATGTTTTGAACTAATTGGGCTATTTTCCCCATCAATTAATTATTAATCATTCAGTAAAAATGTagcatttttaaactttatttgatgctgttttcctctcttgttctgttttatgattttaaatcaaacacatGTTTCTCAGCAACCCATATTCAGCGATGAATAACAACAAGTAATGTGATAATAAAACTACAAGTGTTAGTTTGCAGGCAGACAACAGAGTATGGAAACGTTTAAAAGCTGGaatcttgttttcttttacagacACTAAGCCTCACATAACACCGATGTTTCCGCAAGCCTCCAGCTCCCTCCCCTGGCCTGTCATCATTGGTATCCCTGCAGTAATAGTGTTCATCTTTGGCATAGTGCTGCTGTGGTTCTGCCAAAGCAGAAAACACTGTCCTCCTCCCAGCTCCCCGGCCGCACAGGTACTGCAGAGCTCCCACCGGCTGCCGTACCGGGAGCGCGACAGGGGCTGCGCGGCTCCCTTGTCCAGCTCCTCCAGCCCCGAGAAAGACTGCGTGACATCCATGAACTATGAGGAGTACCTcgcgcagcagcagcagcagctcctccTCAGCCAGGGAGGACCAACAATTCCCACTAAAATCTACCCCAAAATCTACAcagacattcacacacacactcactcccACGTGGATGGGAAAGTACATCAGCATCAACACATTCATTTTCAGTGTTAGTGCCAAATATTCCCAAATACTCTCACTCCTCCAGTGCGGACATTAAGCTGCGGACTGAACAGCAGCTCTGGAGTGACACTCACCTggcattacttttttaaaatggaGATTTTTGGGAAAAGTGTACAATGTGTGGAAAAACAGTGGCCAGTGATACACACTTTTTGTTATTACATAAAAACTTCCATAtttgttgctctcttttttttataccTGTCAGATTCTCACACCACTAAAAATGGATTAATCCTTGTTGGGCACTTAATATTAAAAAGGACGGGGacgtttttattttattttttaagagtgtGAGGTTAATAGCAGCTATTAGGACCAGCTGAAAGGTCTTCCTCATCAGATGAATTTTCCATTTTCTCAAATGAAAGTTGGTCTTTATCTTTCACATGCTCAGCTGTTGGAGCGCACAGATGAAAATGGTACTCAAGACTTACAAAAGGGCTGGTTTTACGCTCCTACTCAGGTTGtccttttgtttgttaaagATGCATTATGCTGGGAATGCTGACCACTATCCTTTATGTTACCTTTTTCCATCCCTGACTTCTGTTAAAAGTGATATAGTATAGACTGATAAATGTTTATGGTCTTTCACAGAGTGGAATAATTACATTGCCATGTCAACTGTGTTGGTCTACATTAtcattttttaaccttttttgtGGTAGCTTCCCATCTGTAGTCAGTAGTATGTTGACAAACAAGAGAAGATGAGTCTTTTTGACATCAACCTTTTCCACCCACAGTTCATGAAGCTGTAGTCATTTATAATCAAACTGAGTCATGactatttaatttattttgctaaaaaaatgtatcaaaggtttatttttcAGAGTAAAGCGTTTTGCATATCTATGTAAAGTTATTACGTTGTTGTGTATAGTACATATTTGAATATTGTCACTCAGTTTATTCACATTTACTTCATGCcaatatttagatattttttgtATGTAATTGGTTGTATTTGACAATCTTATTTGATGTACtctaaggtttaaaaaaaaagtttgaaggTTTGATAGTTTGATTAAATGACCAGAAACAAAAAGAGGTGCATTCTTCCTGAAGATTAGTGGATTTTGGGTATTAGCTAAAAGCTGCAGTGTGCACTGTGATGAAGGCGTACCTTTCATGAAAACGTCAGGGCACGCAGGTCAGCTTTCTTCCTTTGAGTGGGTTGAAGTGTCCGCCGAGGGTGACACAGAGGCCATGCCCACAGAGGGGCAGAACGTGCTGGGATGAATGAATAGATACTGTACAGACACAAGAGCAGTCTCACAGTTGCTTTATAGATGAGTGATGGCCCCTGCAAGACTACACCAAACAACTAGCATCTTTTCTCATTTAAGTGAATTGACCCTCTGCTCCCCCCTCTCTAGTCTGCACCACCACCATCTACTCATTCAACTCCAATCTAGGTAGGATTTCCTTTCACCATTTAGGAAGTGCATTGTCCTGCTGTGGGAGTGATGTGACAGGACCCTGTGATTGCTCAGGAAAGAAGGGGAGCATTGTATCAAGTGAGCTCTTGTTTTGTTGCAAGTATGGCAGGATGGAGATGAGCTTTGGCTCCAGACAGATGATGGCTGAGTACACTGAGCGGCCTGTTTTTAAAGCAGATGCGTTTCACTGAGTCAAAAAGCTGTGCTATTGTCATGTCCATAAATTACGCTTTGAATACAAAATCCAGCTGAGAAGATTCAA
Above is a window of Oreochromis niloticus isolate F11D_XX linkage group LG19, O_niloticus_UMD_NMBU, whole genome shotgun sequence DNA encoding:
- the LOC100696824 gene encoding fibroblast growth factor receptor-like 1 is translated as MNLSLDSMDILKIVLLIFEAVLLTDCVRGPPRVSDKVEHRQTARVGSAIKLPCPVEGDPPPLKMWTKDARNIHSGWIRFRILRMGLKIKEVETDDAGTYICKATNGFGSVNINYTLIVIDDSGSDKTGLRAPDGANTELGGEKFVRPRFTQPTKMRKRVIARPVGSSVRLKCAASGNPRPDIVWLKDDRPLTEQEVGEGRQKKWTLSLKNLMPEHSGKYTCRVSNCAGEINATYKVEVIQRTNSKPVLTGTHPVNTTVDYGGTTSFQCKVRSDVKPVIQWLKRVETNEESRYNSTIEVGDHRFVVLPTGEVWSRPDGSYLNKLLISRAKEEDAGMYICLGANTMGYSFRSAFLSVLPDTKPHITPMFPQASSSLPWPVIIGIPAVIVFIFGIVLLWFCQSRKHCPPPSSPAAQVLQSSHRLPYRERDRGCAAPLSSSSSPEKDCVTSMNYEEYLAQQQQQLLLSQGGPTIPTKIYPKIYTDIHTHTHSHVDGKVHQHQHIHFQC